The Hippoglossus hippoglossus isolate fHipHip1 chromosome 19, fHipHip1.pri, whole genome shotgun sequence genome has a segment encoding these proteins:
- the LOC117752706 gene encoding clarin-3, with the protein MPSSAKTLFFILSASITALAVGFMGWGMSTGWARTTMECTSGGSSFFNGTAMITLRLFGGILSRSFCPSFGQKDLDFQVVPKLIEMGSDVPVALHALVLCLLALCLLFSACSILISLYNAVSNPYETYMGPMGIYVCSSLSTFMSVVVLAIFAVNVNVTNMAEGLVESFSEGFEVGLRNKSSELLLGYYLVIPYTGLSLCAIVVIYFYEHAAYKQRREQQRPTEDAPKEIMMY; encoded by the exons ATGCCTTCCTCAGCCAAGACCCTATTTTTCATTCTCAGTGCGAGCATTACTGCCCTAGCTGTTGGCTTCATGGGGTGGGGCATGTCGACAGGGTGGGCTCGGACGACCATGGAGTGCACAAGTGGTGGAAGCAGCTTCTTTAATGGAACCGCTATGATCACTTTGAGGCTTTTTGGAGGGATATTGAGCAGATCCTTCTGCCCTTCGTTTGGGCAAAAGGATCTAGATTTTCAAG tgGTTCCTAAGCTGATAGAAATGGGTAGCGATGTCCCGGTGGCGCTGCACGCTCTGGTCTTGTGCCTGTTGGCcctgtgtttgctgttttcCGCCTGCAGCATCCTCATCAGCCTCTACAACGCTGTCAGCAACCCTTACGAGACCTACATGGGGCCCATGGGAATTTATGTCTGCAGCTCGCTCAGCA CATTCATGTCAGTTGTCGTCCTCGCCATATTTGCGGTGAACGTCAACGTGACCAACATGGCAGAGGGTCTGGTGGAAAGCTTCTCCGAGGGCTTTGAGGTTGGCCTGAGGAACAAGTCGTCAGAGTTGCTACTGGGATACTACCTGGTCATCCCATACACGGGACTCTCTCTCTGCGCCATCGTCGTGATATACTTCTACGAGCACGCGGCCTATAAACAAAGGCGAGAACAGCAGAGGCCCACTGAGGACGCGCCCAAGGAGATAATGATGTATTAA